Proteins from one Choloepus didactylus isolate mChoDid1 chromosome 4, mChoDid1.pri, whole genome shotgun sequence genomic window:
- the WDR20 gene encoding WD repeat-containing protein 20 isoform X7, translated as MRSYFGGLLCVCWSPDGKYIVTGGEDDLVTVWSFVDCRVIARGQGHKSWVSVVAFDPYTTSVDEGDPMEFSGSDEDFQDLLHFGRDRANSTQSRLSKRNSTDSRPVSVTYRFGSVGQDTQLCLWDLTEDILFPHQPLSRARTHTNVMNAMSPPAGSNGSNVTAPGGPVPPPLPRSNSLPHSAGSSAGSKSSVTDGAIASGVSKFATLSLHDRKERHHEKEHKRNHSMGHISSKSSDKLNLVTKTKTDPAKTLGTALCPRMEDVPLLEPLICKKIAHERLTVLIFLEDCIVTACQEGFICTWGRPGKVVSFNP; from the coding sequence ATGAGGAGCTACTTCGGAGGCTTGCTGTGCGTGTGCTGGAGCCCGGACGGCAAGTACATTGTGACAGGCGGGGAGGACGACCTGGTGACCGTCTGGTCTTTCGTAGACTGCCGCGTGATCGCGAGAGGCCAGGGGCACAAATCCTGGGTCAGCGTCGTGGCGTTTGACCCCTACACCACCAGTGTGGATGAAGGCGACCCTATGGAGTTTAGTGGCAGTGACGAGGACTTCCAGGACCTTCTGCACTTTGGCAGAGATCGGGCAAATAGCACACAGTCTCGGCTGTCCAAACGGAACTCTACGGACAGTCGCCCCGTAAGTGTTACGTATCGGTTTGGCTCCGTGGGCCAGGATACGCAGCTCTGTTTGTGGGACCTTACGGAGGACATCCTTTTCCCCCACCAGCCCCTCTCAAGAGCAAGGACGCACACCAATGTGATGAACGCCATGAGCCCACCTGCCGGCAGCAACGGGAGCAATGTCACGGCCCCGGGGGGCCCCGTGCCCCCTCCTCTCCCGCGGTCCAACAGCCTCCCCCACTCGGCAGGCTCCAGTGCCGGCAGCAAAAGCAGCGTCACGGACGGGGCCATTGCTTCCGGGGTCAGCAAGTTTGCCACACTCTCGCTGCATGACCGGAAGGAAAGGCACCACGAGAAGGAGCACAAGCGAAACCACAGCATGGGGCACATTTCTAGCAAGAGCAGCGACAAACTGAACCTAGTTACCAAAACCAAAACGGACCCGGCTAAAACTTTGGGAACGGCCCTGTGTCCTCGTATGGAAGACGTTCCCTTGTTAGAGCCGCTGATCTGTAAAAAGATCGCACACGAAAGACTGactgtgttaatttttcttgaagACTGTATAGTCACTGCTTGTCAGGAGGGATTTATTTGCACATGGGGAAGGCCTGGTAAAGTGGTAAGTTTTAATCCTTAA
- the WDR20 gene encoding WD repeat-containing protein 20 isoform X6 has product MYLYNVEHTCGTTAPHYQLLKQGESFAVHTCKSKSTRNPLLKWTVGEGALNEFAFSPDGKFLACVSQDGFLRVFNFDSVEPHGTMRSYFGGLLCVCWSPDGKYIVTGGEDDLVTVWSFVDCRVIARGQGHKSWVSVVAFDPYTTSVDEGDPMEFSGSDEDFQDLLHFGRDRANSTQSRLSKRNSTDSRPVSVTYRFGSVGQDTQLCLWDLTEDILFPHQPLSRARTHTNVMNAMSPPAGSNGSNVTAPGGPVPPPLPRSNSLPHSAGSSAGSKSSVTDGAIASGVSKFATLSLHDRKERHHEKEHKRNHSMGHISSKSSDKLNLVTKTKTDPAKTLGTALCPRMEDVPLLEPLICKKIAHERLTVLIFLEDCIVTACQEGFICTWGRPGKVVSFNP; this is encoded by the coding sequence ATGTACTTGTATAATGTGGAGCACACTTGTGGCACCACCGCTCCCCACTACCAGCTTCTGAAGCAGGGCGAGAGCTTTGCTGTGCACACCTGCAAGAGCAAGTCCACGCGGAACCCTCTCCTTAAATGGACGGTGGGCGAGGGGGCCCTCAACGAGTTTGCTTTCTCCCCAGATGGCAAGTTCTTAGCGTGCGTGAGCCAGGACGGGTTTCTGCGGGTGTTCAACTTCGACTCGGTGGAGCCGCACGGTACGATGAGGAGCTACTTCGGAGGCTTGCTGTGCGTGTGCTGGAGCCCGGACGGCAAGTACATTGTGACAGGCGGGGAGGACGACCTGGTGACCGTCTGGTCTTTCGTAGACTGCCGCGTGATCGCGAGAGGCCAGGGGCACAAATCCTGGGTCAGCGTCGTGGCGTTTGACCCCTACACCACCAGTGTGGATGAAGGCGACCCTATGGAGTTTAGTGGCAGTGACGAGGACTTCCAGGACCTTCTGCACTTTGGCAGAGATCGGGCAAATAGCACACAGTCTCGGCTGTCCAAACGGAACTCTACGGACAGTCGCCCCGTAAGTGTTACGTATCGGTTTGGCTCCGTGGGCCAGGATACGCAGCTCTGTTTGTGGGACCTTACGGAGGACATCCTTTTCCCCCACCAGCCCCTCTCAAGAGCAAGGACGCACACCAATGTGATGAACGCCATGAGCCCACCTGCCGGCAGCAACGGGAGCAATGTCACGGCCCCGGGGGGCCCCGTGCCCCCTCCTCTCCCGCGGTCCAACAGCCTCCCCCACTCGGCAGGCTCCAGTGCCGGCAGCAAAAGCAGCGTCACGGACGGGGCCATTGCTTCCGGGGTCAGCAAGTTTGCCACACTCTCGCTGCATGACCGGAAGGAAAGGCACCACGAGAAGGAGCACAAGCGAAACCACAGCATGGGGCACATTTCTAGCAAGAGCAGCGACAAACTGAACCTAGTTACCAAAACCAAAACGGACCCGGCTAAAACTTTGGGAACGGCCCTGTGTCCTCGTATGGAAGACGTTCCCTTGTTAGAGCCGCTGATCTGTAAAAAGATCGCACACGAAAGACTGactgtgttaatttttcttgaagACTGTATAGTCACTGCTTGTCAGGAGGGATTTATTTGCACATGGGGAAGGCCTGGTAAAGTGGTAAGTTTTAATCCTTAA